In Aspergillus nidulans FGSC A4 chromosome II, the genomic stretch ACGAATGTGGGCAGGCGATAGATGAACTCACCGAGAGTTTCGAGGGTAGACTTGCATTTGAAGAGTCGCTGAATTTCGAAAAGGATGGCGAGCTGCGCTATTTCGGGCCGACGAGTGGCCGGCTCCAGTTCCAGAGCTCGTCCGCTCTGCATGCCGAAGAGACCGTTCCTTCAATTGCAGACTGTGACCGTGCCGACGCGGTCACTGCTAAGAACGGGATCTCTGAATACATACAAGATCATTTGATCGGGTTGTACTTTACTTGGGAACACCCGTGGTTTTCTGTTGTTGACGAACGTCTTTTCCGCGATGGTATGAGCTCTGGCGGGCGATACTGGAGTCCGCTGCTACATTTCAGTATTCTTGCGTTGGGATCGCGGTTTACAGACCGCGTGGATGTCCGATCAGATCCTAGTGATCCTAACACAGCAGGCAAACTCTTCCTTGAGCACGCAAAGAACTATCTTCACAAGGAGATGGAAACCCCCAGTCTAACTACAATCCAGGCCCTGGCTATATTAGGCATGTTTTATATAGTGAGCGGACCCTGTCGTATGATGATTAGCGTACTTACATGAACAGGCGACTGGCGCTGACGCCGCGGGCTGGCTCCACCATGGAATGGCGAACCGCTTGTGCCTGGACATGGGCTTGAACCTGGACCCAGCCGGATTTCAAGAGATGAATATCTTATCACACCGAGAAATTCAGCTGCGAAGGCAGATTTATTGGTCTTTATACTTCCATGATAAACTGTCTTCTAATTACACTGGGCGGATTTGCTCTATGCTGGTACGCTCTTTAGTCTGTTCTTGAATAAGCTCTAACGTCTATAGAACTCGCAAGGAGCTGTCAAAGCcccagaggatgaagaagtccCGGATACAGATAGCTCCGCTCAGAAAGAATTTAAGCAGCTACGACGAGCAATAATTGGCATTAGCCAAATACAGGAAAGGATTATACTCTCACTGTAAGTAGGCCACTGAACACGCTTACGAGCACCTAACACCTTCAGATGGGCCCCAAAGCCCCTATTGAAAGAGCATCAGCGGTCTTCTTTCCTCCATTCTTGCCTGCTTGACCTCAAATCATGGTTCTATGACCTACCTACCGAACTCCGAATCAATCGCCCAACCCCAAACACCTATCCCCAAGCCTACACCCTCCATATGGTCTATCATACTACAAGAATCCTCCTCGCTAAGCCATACATCACAAGAAAGCAACCCGAAACGGATCGCGAAGCAGTCAACATTGCCTTGACGGAAAGCCGTGAATCAGCCAGGGCAATCTGCCTCACTGCCCAAAAATATCGTCACGTCTTTGGCGGCTTCCAGAAAAGCCCTATCACGGCCACCCATTGCACATTATCAGCTGCTTTAGTTCTGCTAGCTGAagtcgaagctgaagccaaAACAAGCTTAGTCTCACCCGCTATCGCCTCGCTGAAGAATAAGCTGAATCTTTGCCTAACGGTGCTTGATGAACTGTCCAATTCGTGGAGTCCGGCAAAATATATTGCGCGCAATCTTCGTAGACTCTGCCTCTCGGCTACATCCGACGAAATGTTCTCTACAGCGACACAACTCAACCCTGTTGACAGAGGTGATTTCGATGCTACAATTCCGCTGGACTTGAATGCCGAACTGTCTTACGACTCTTATGAAATGTCTGAGCACGGAGTACCAGAGCTGAGTCCGATGAACTCATTGCCCAGCCATTTGGAACTGTCTATGCCCGTGGACTCGTTGCCTGTTGATTATGGATTCTTCGACATATTGAACGATGCTACGTGGGATCAGATGTGGTAGTGACCAGCTGCGTGGCTGAGGCCATTGCAAGACTGCAGCACACGCCCCAAGCGATATTGCAGAGGGAGCCTTTAGCGCAGAGTACTTATAGGGGCATTTACAGTCGGCCTGGCTGGGTCTGGCACGTACTCGCTTTCAGTCGCTCAACTCCCACTAGAAAGAATTGTTAAAGCCAAAGTCTGAATAAATATATCAACAATATCGGGTGCTGGGATTTACAGTACAGATATAACCAATTGCGTCGAGCTGCGTGGGAAGCAATCGCAAACCCTCATGGTCTGAAAGATGCTATTGGGTTGAAACTGGCCTGGGGTCGTTTTCGGCTTTGCTACGGCACGATACGGCACGGTACGGCACAACGAATCAATCCTCTTGATTACTGGATCGAAATGAGTATAAAACATGTTATCAAATGGTCATTTAGTATCAACTACTTCGTCCGTTTGACCATGTATTTCACGTGACAGATCAGCCCTAACCATGCAGGCCGGCGCAGAAGATGACAGCCGCGCTGAAATCACAGATATACTCCTAGGCATCTTGGTATTGGGCAAACAATGTGAGCAGTCTCGCTAGTAAGCTGTCAAGTGCGTACTCGCAATATTAGTATTTATGTGAAGGTGTAGACAGGGCGAAGCCGGCGGTCTGAGTCTTCAAAGGCACCGACgaacaatgaagaagccaaaCATAAGGTTCCGACTCGGAATCAAGAACATACTCGGTTACTATCTAATTCGAGCAGAAACAGAACATATCAGTACGGTGAGGTAGAATATTCCAGGCTCGTAAATGATTCATAAGGAATATTGGGCTTCGCTGTCTGTGGGCTTCCTGCCTGCTAAGTTTCACATCGTTTCCAGATCTTCAGGCTCCCACTGTAGTATTGCCTTCAATTCTGACGCTCTATTATGCCCTTTTCCCAGAGAACAGCGAGCTTGGCACGGCCCAGGCGGTCCTAGCCAGCAGCCCATTCTTCTGCAAAACCGGCTTTCATACTCCCGCTAAGTTGATACGCGCAAACCACTCATGTTTTATTCATGTAAGCATTATGTACAGGCCAAATTTACCAAGAGATCTCTTTCCCATTCGCATCTTCAATCGGCGGCACCAACGGCCTCAATGCAAACCCATAATCGCCCCCATTCGGTGTCCTCAGCAAAGTATGAATATGGAATTTCTTAGGCTCCTCATTATTCAAAAACACGCCCGAATGATGATCAAACTCCACCAGGATAACAGGCGACTGGATGCGAAAGTAGAACGGGTCGTGGTCTCCATACCCGCCGATCCATGAGAAATACGTCTCAGACTCATACTGCTTGATATGGGCGATTCGCAGGGCACGTGCGTATGTGGGGAGATATAGAAGGTACTGATTTAGGATCTCGTAGAGAGTGGCTTTTTGGTCTTCGGTGAATAGTGTGACAGGAACACCCTCGTTCGGCACGATCCGGTTGTCGCGGTAGGCGCCGCAGACGTGGCGCTGGTCGTCGCGGTTCCAGCGGCCCGGCGGCATGGCGGGGTCTTTCATGAGCGCGTAGGTCTGCGCCTTCCTTTGAATGTGCGGGGGCAGGGACTGCATGAGCTTAAGACCGAGCGTTTCCTCGACGTGCAGAATGCGGGTTCCGCTGTACGGGCCTGAGTCAATCAGATTCGGCTCGGCGCCGGTAAACCACGGCGACGCGACTATCTGGCTCTTATACAGGAAGATATTCAGGCACAGATGGTGGCCGTAGAAAGACCAGCCCCAGGGTCTTGTGGTTGAGGGGTTCCCGAAGAGGACAAAATTGTAGGAGTACTCGTTCATGACGCGCGGGGATTCCACGAGCTCACCGAGGAAGTGATTTATCCGCATCGCCTTTATCGCCTTATCATAACCTTCTGGGGAGAGGGTTGCCTGTAAGACAGCCAATATGGCATCGCGGATTTCAGGGTTGACTTCGTCGAGGCGCAGGCCTTTGTGGCTGAGGAGGAACTCGGGGTTCGACCACGTGCGCCATTCGGGGGAGTCGATGTGATAGCTGAGTGTCTGTTGCTGGTCtggtgaaagaagagagaagaggtgCTTTGTTGCTGAGACGATGGTGTCGATGGGGACTTGTTCGTCCTggagagtgaagaggttGGGGCGGACGTTTCCTGCACGTTATTAGCATCAAAACCACTCCTTCTGACAATTTAATCGATCAAGTACCGTCAGTTGTCACCCCCTTGAAAGGCTCCTGGGCAAGATCTTTCCAGTGCGTGTAGAGGGCGTGTAGCCAGGGCGGGTTTCGGCCCTTCTTGAAGGCCTCCGCGTACTCGTGCGCATCCTGATTGCGCATCACCTGGAAGCGCGGAAGACTTAGATCAGGGAGATACTGGTGGTAACTCATTTTGATCGCAACAGGAAGTTGTAATTACAGCTACTGAGGTGAAGAGCTGGGAAATCCGATAACTTatagcaggtatagatgCTCCCCACAATCCCCACGTGGAGAGCGGCAAACGGAATATCCGACCCATAGCCTGGGATTTCCCGATCGTATGGCCAAACTATACCAAAGGCCTCCAGAACAATAGATGTCAGTGTATCAATAATGTTTTGCGATCTCTCTCTCTGTCCACTCCCAGAGCGCTCTCGCCGTCTTCACATCGTTCTCGTACCGTGAGACTCCCTTGACCGCGATCGGAACGTAGTATCCGCCATTGATCAGCTGCTCTCTCGGCGCGGCCGCGGCCCAAATCTGGGTCAATGCCCCGGTGCGAATGCTTCGAAAGAACTTCATCATAAGACCAACGCCCGCCTCGTAGAAAAGGCCTGCTTTTTTAGTCTGCTGGTATAGATCCGTCACCACTGCGCCCGGGTGGACAGACACCGACAAAATCTCGGGGTGCCGCCGAGCCAGCTCCGCAGCGAAGAGCACGTTGGCAGCCTTGGACGCCCCATACCGCGAAGCCCAACCGAGACTTAGCAGCGCGGGGGTGGACGTGATGGAATCGTATGATGGTGCGGTGTTGGCCGCTAGCGAGCTTAGCGTGATGACTCGCACATCCGGGGATTCAGAGCGGGAAACAGTTTCGCGGAGAGTGGGGAGGAGCAGTTTGGTGAGGAGAAAGTGGCCGATGTGGTTCGTTCCGAGATGGATCTCGTACCCTTCCTCTGTGAGGGACGGCGGGTGGCCCATGACGCCGGCATTGAGAATCAGGATGTCCAACCGTTCGCACTCTGCCTGGAATTGTTTTGCTGCCGCACGGATAGACGCGAACGACGCGAGATCAAGGGGAATGTGTCGGATGTCCGCCCGGCACGGGAGGGCCTCCTGGATTGAGGCAATCGCGTTTGTTGCCTTTATTGCTGTTCGCGCAGCGAGGTAGATACGCTCTGGACGATGTCGAGCGAGTTGGAGGACGGTTTCTTTGCCGAGACCAGTGTTACCTGTTGCCAACGATTAGGACGCCAGTGCAGAGAAGATTCAGGTTCACAACTGACCTCCGGTAACGAAAATGACCTTTCCTGAGAGCCCAGGAAGGTCCCGCTCTGGCTCAAAAGAG encodes the following:
- a CDS encoding DUF3500 domain-containing protein (transcript_id=CADANIAT00004484), translated to MSYHQYLPDLSLPRFQVMRNQDAHEYAEAFKKGRNPPWLHALYTHWKDLAQEPFKGVTTDGNVRPNLFTLQDEQVPIDTIVSATKHLFSLLSPDQQQTLSYHIDSPEWRTWSNPEFLLSHKGLRLDEVNPEIRDAILAVLQATLSPEGYDKAIKAMRINHFLGELVESPRVMNEYSYNFVLFGNPSTTRPWGWSFYGHHLCLNIFLYKSQIVASPWFTGAEPNLIDSGPYSGTRILHVEETLGLKLMQSLPPHIQRKAQTYALMKDPAMPPGRWNRDDQRHVCGAYRDNRIVPNEGVPVTLFTEDQKATLYEILNQYLLYLPTYARALRIAHIKQYESETYFSWIGGYGDHDPFYFRIQSPVILVEFDHHSGVFLNNEEPKKFHIHTLLRTPNGGDYGFALRPLVPPIEDANGKEISW
- a CDS encoding Zn(II)2Cys6 transcription factor (transcript_id=CADANIAT00004483); the protein is MSHRGKYTPRACEECRRRRAKCDGKKPACSRCVHWQISCQYSTAEDGRRPASKAYVLSLRQKIDSLERLLERHGIDPRKDNECGQAIDELTESFEGRLAFEESLNFEKDGELRYFGPTSGRLQFQSSSALHAEETVPSIADCDRADAVTAKNGISEYIQDHLIGLYFTWEHPWFSVVDERLFRDGMSSGGRYWSPLLHFSILALGSRFTDRVDVRSDPSDPNTAGKLFLEHAKNYLHKEMETPSLTTIQALAILGMFYIATGADAAGWLHHGMANRLCLDMGLNLDPAGFQEMNILSHREIQLRRQIYWSLYFHDKLSSNYTGRICSMLNSQGAVKAPEDEEVPDTDSSAQKEFKQLRRAIIGISQIQERIILSLWAPKPLLKEHQRSSFLHSCLLDLKSWFYDLPTELRINRPTPNTYPQAYTLHMVYHTTRILLAKPYITRKQPETDREAVNIALTESRESARAICLTAQKYRHVFGGFQKSPITATHCTLSAALVLLAEVEAEAKTSLVSPAIASLKNKLNLCLTVLDELSNSWSPAKYIARNLRRLCLSATSDEMFSTATQLNPVDRGDFDATIPLDLNAELSYDSYEMSEHGVPELSPMNSLPSHLELSMPVDSLPVDYGFFDILNDATWDQMW
- a CDS encoding uncharacterized protein (transcript_id=CADANIAT00004485), with the protein product MYHDHPVRSVQDLIGFSGLISHAIRHPLDFHYSVGPTLSELSGGLLSSSFEPERDLPGLSGKVIFVTGGNTGLGKETVLQLARHRPERIYLAARTAIKATNAIASIQEALPCRADIRHIPLDLASFASIRAAAKQFQAECERLDILILNAGVMGHPPSLTEEGYEIHLGTNHIGHFLLTKLLLPTLRETVSRSESPDVRVITLSSLAANTAPSYDSITSTPALLSLGWASRYGASKAANVLFAAELARRHPEILSVSVHPGAVVTDLYQQTKKAGLFYEAGVGLMMKFFRSIRTGALTQIWAAAAPREQLINGGYYVPIAVKGVSRYENDVKTARALWEWTEREIAKHY